The sequence CCCaggtactgccgccgccgccgccgccgcgtttcGCCGTGCCCGCCCGTCTCGCTCCCGGCTCCCCCGCTGCCTGCGATTTGTGCTCTTGTACTTGAGTGGGCGGAGCGATATTACCTACCTCCCCATTGATTTCTCCATATTTAACCCCCGTTCGACAGTCCAGACCGTGGCATCACTAGCATGCGATTCGTATAATGGGGATTCCCATTTTCATGATTTTTTCCAACTGTTTTATTCGTGATAAATGCATTTCTCTCACGGATGGGGAAATTGGGTGGATGCAATTTGGCCTCCATCTCGTCGGTGCTTGAAATTTACAGTATCGGAAGTCCAAATGTAGAATCAAAACTAAACTTGATACTAGTAGGCAGTAGTAGACTAGTAGTGCAGGGTTAAACTGGAATTCCTGCCTAGTGGTTTACTGTACTTTATAGGGTGTCTCCTCAGAGTTGGGATTGATTTGCACTGACAACGGTTTCGATTACAAGTTAGTCCGAACTACCAAAAATAAGCTATATATTTTATTTTGCCCGCAGGATCTGTCCCATgaggttgaaactgtagatgtctACTCATCAATAAGCTGTCTGGATCTTCGTACTCTTGCTGTGCTGACAAACTCCACCCTGTCCAGCTCAAGGTTCTGTTTCTTCGTTTTTCATGTATTTCGGTAATTTTGCTGTGAGGAAATTAACATGATAGCAGTGAGCCTTAACTACCTGAACTTTATGTACCTGATGTAGAATAATGTCACTCTGCATTGTAAGATTCATGATTATTTCACGTTTCCATGGACAATGGTTACTGCAAAACATAAACTGATAAACCACCCCTTTGGTATTGGATAGTTTTACCTCTGCTCATTGCAATACTACGGTATAGAATAGAATTAATGACGTAGTTGTGGCTTTACGTATTTATTGAGCGTTTTATGTAACCAAcatgtttctttctcttttttgacAGTGATCCGCATCATGTATCCTTCAATTTCTTGATACCTGAAGGAGGCAATGATCAAGTGCCCTACTACAAGATAAAATCAGTGCTACCTGATTCAAATATTACTGTTACTAGGTGAGCACACAAATTAAAATGCTCACGTATCGTTGGcattctcacgtcctcatacttgTTACCTTCAGCCAGAAGAAAATCAAGGATAAGCTAAATCTTGCCACTCCAGAAGGAAACTTTTTTGTGTCATTCCCCAATGAACTGTCACCAATCGTTATTGCAAGGGCTCTCTCACGAACGAGATATGTTTATATCTCAGCAGACTCAATCATAAAGGTACTATGCATATATCTGATCTATTTACTCAGCTTATTATGGGACATGCCCGAGAGATAACCATTTGTCCATTAAAAAAATTCTGCCAGAAGATAGTTTTATTATGTTGCTGGTCATATGGCTTGTTTGCTCTCTCAATAATTTAACTTATGATGATAATGAGCAGTCATATTGCCAGGGTTGTAAGTTCTTTGATAAAATAGGCATAGCTCCATGGAAGATTTTGAGCACGAAAATCCAGTTCTTAAACACAAAAGGCATAACCTGTCACGTCCAAGTATATAGCAAAGTATGCATTTTTTCAGTATCTTCGGGTTACCTTATGTCAAATGTCACTCCTATGACCCCAGGGAAAAATTGAAGACCTTGTTCGCATTGATTTAGGCAGTTATGCCGTGGGTGCTTCTGAAGATTGTAGCATGCGCCTTGGAGATTACATCAGTATGGATGTTCTGAATGCTGTCCAAAGAACAGCTCCAAGAGGGGTGGTACATCATACTGAAACTTTTGACAAGGATGCGTGCTTTCTTGATTTTGATGTGCTCGTGGTGGAGCCACGTAATATAAAGAGGAATCTGATTGACTCTATCGCCTTTTGGACCATGGCTGTCAAACTAGCTAATCCAAGGTCAGTGACTCGATTCCCTTCTGGGCAAAAGTACCCATCTTGAGCATGTATTATAAAATCATACTTATTCACCTATGTATATGACAACACCATTCCCGTTCCTGCCAAACATCCATTTTCAGGGACAGCGTTATGTTGGCAATGACTCTGGCCTTCTATAACGATTATCTAAAGCTCCCTACCAACTGGAAGCGCGCAGACGCTAACACAGACATTCTCTACTATGATGGACCCAAGAATGTTTGCACTGAAGATGGCCTCCAGCACCAAGAAAAAGGATCCGGCGAGATCTGGCAGCAGTACCTTGGTCCGAAGTCCGACTCGGTGTTGAGCACCTGAAAGACGGCATTTCATCCTATGTTCCCCATCAGTGGAAGACCAGCATTTGAGATGGGGCGTTCAACCTTTCAGCTGTAGCACAGGATATAAGAGGACGCGGGTTACCTATTAACGTATCACACATACCAGTGGAAGATAGCATGTTTTTTCCGTTACCGTTACCAAAGGATCACCAAAATGTTGTGCTCAGTAAACTGATTTCGTTCAGGCAAGTCAAACCCATGTCTTGTTTGTAGAAGAATGTTTTAGAAGCATCTAAGCACATCTTTTGTCTGCATTTCTTTTAATGAAAAAATGTTGAGGTAAGAAGAAAAATTCCCAAAGGGGAGGGACAGACCACACACGCACCTGCTGATGAGCTCCAGCAGGATTGAACTGGTGTTGCAGCTCCGCTGGAGATGGATTTAGCCTCCTCTGCATCCCATCTTCCTCCACCAACTCCACACAACTGGCATCACGCCACACGCCATCAAGGCAAATCCTATACTAATACGGAGTAGCGGTctggatcactaaagtagtgatctaaacgctcttatattttttatGGAGGGAGTAATATTGAATCTCTCCTTAGCCGCTGCCGGCCGGCAGAAAAGGCGTAGGATCGAGCCGGGTAGCCCTggacgagagcgagagagagagagagaatgttgTCTTAGAGCAGTGCACCATCGTCAATTGTTGTAGCAGGAACCGTACTTCTATAATCAACAGTAATTCCGTCGAAGATGACATGTTACAGCTACTAGGCCCAGGTGCTGCTGCAACTTGATTGTAACATTGCTATTGGTTGAGTGAAATTAGATCATTGTTGTGCTAGCGAATCGTGCTACGGTTAACATTCATTATTAGTTTTTGCCTCAGATTGAGAATAACCTATAGTTGGCAAGCTCAGTTGGGAATTGGGACGACCGTGATCCAGCTAAATCGCAAAGGACACATGGTCGCCAATACAAGCCATCGTCAGGCCTCGGGAGTAAAGCACTAAGGATCACACGGGAAGAGCGCAATCACTAGGTAAACCTAAGTAGAACATACAATGGGACCCAGGAGAGCTCCAACCCTTCTTCATGGGCGTGCGCCGCACCTAAAAGAAAGGCACAAAAAGTATACATTTTGTGATATTTGCACAACAATGATGAAAGGACCTGAACTACAAGTTGCGTAGAAGATATGCATACCGCTCCGCATAAATCGTACCCATGGAAGATGACGTTCTCTGTGTTCCCGTTGCCTATCATTCGTAACACATTTTTGCATTGTCTCCTCCAATGTGTTGGAGCAATAGTGTTGGCACTAAATTTACAATTCCTGTGAAGGTAGCAATGAAGAAACTACTTGTATATGTAAGAGGTTGAAGTCTAGACATATTACAAGAGTTGGCGCGAGTGGTTGTGACATTTATCACTACATGTTTGGTTGAAGGCTTGAATTTTTAGTGCCAATAATTTAATTGGCTCTAGTTATGAAATAAATACCCATTTTTCTTAAACTTCATTTTCTTTCCGAATCACCTGGACCTCCAGCCAGCCATACTTGTTACCTCTTATGTCAAAAATAAATCAAGGTTAACCTAAATGTTTCCACTCCAAAAGAATACCTATTTTGATCATTCCGCGATGAACTATCACCAACCATTATCTCTACAACTCAACTCTTGTGAAAGAGGTACATCTATATCTCAGCAGACTCACTCATAAAGGTGGTATGCATATATACCATCCCTCAAAAACTATGCATGCCTTGATATATTTACTCAAACCTATTATACGCTAAATTTCCCAATAGATATATAACCATTTATCACATTAAGATTTTTCTGCCAAAAGATAATTCTCTCATGTTGCTGGGATATGGCTTGTTCGTTCTCTCAATCATCTAACCTATGATAGTGAGCAGCAATCGGTAATAATTTATGTAGAATGCTCCAAAGTAGTTAATAATAATGTTTTAAAGAACGCGTTGTCAAGCATTTAACCTGCCATGTCCAACTATATGCATCGAAGTAAGCATTTTCTCACTACCTTTGGATTAAAGTTGAAGACCTTGTTCACGTTTAAGAAGTTATGCCATCGGTGCTACTGAATATTGTAGCAAGCGCATTGATGATTACATTAGTATTGATGTTCTGAATGTTGTTGGAAGAACAACTCCAAATGGTATACTGAACCTTATGACAAGGACATGTGCTTACTTTATTTTGATGTGCTTCTTGATATAATCTAAAGAAGAATTGGATTGACTCTAACATGTTGTGGCTTAGGTTTGTCAACCTAGTTGAAGTTTAGTGACTCCATTGTTCTTTCTGAGCAGAAATATTCATCTGCAGCATATTGTGAAATCATGTTAAATCACCTGTTGTGTGTTATAACACCATTTCAGGTCTTGCCAAACATACATTCTCAGGGATAGCATCCGGTTGTGTTGAACCATTATAGGCCTTGCCCATTCTCACTTAAACCCATGTGGGCCAGGCCCATGGCCATGACCTAGAAGAGGTTATGTCATGTTAAGTTGTGATCCAAATTCATATAAAGTATAAAAGCTAACTTCTAATAGAGCGGAGGAGAGGTCCGTTGCCAGGAGGCTTGGGGCGTAGCAGATAAGTTCATCGTATTATATGTACATATCCTTTGTAAGCTGCCACACGAGATAAGTTTATTTTTCTAAATCCCCGAAGTTTGTAACCTCTCCTGGTATAGTGAAGTTCCGTTAACTGGCGCCCGACCGTGGTTTTTCCCCCTTCACATTGAAGAGGTTTTCCATGTTAAGACCAATCTTCTGTCTCTTCTGTGTGGATTTGACCATCGTTGTTTCTTTtgcctatcactagtagaaaagggggcaatggtccaggccgggccagcccattagtcccggttcaatccagaaccgggaccaatgggggcattggacccggttcgtgagccacgggggccggccgggccacgtgggccattggtcccggttcagatggacctattggtcccggttggtgggacgaaccgggaccaatgggcctcgctcctggcccaccccctttggtcccggttggtggcttgaaccgggaccaaaggctgccctttagtcccggttctggccacgaaccgggaccaattagttgcctatatatacccctcgcccgcgagcagagcactcccactgctctgtttttcgtcgccggcgaggggagagctttgtggtgctatagctcacctcctatgcacacgaggtgttcgatggaatgcctgagccacactacttaagctttctcctctccaagcttgacctccaagctccattttccttaatatttgtctaggtttagcggtccgtcacgtcccgtccccgtcttcaccgccgtcgatcgcccgcgccgatctcgtcgccggcaccaccctggtgagcctcttgttcttatcttctttctgaaaggaaaaaaaattcttacttgtatgtttatatagatacttgtataattttcttacttttattattgcatcttatatagtgctatggttttggtatccgcccccgtcggccctcgtcctgtctatgattcggatgtggtatatattatcttttcataactattggttcatttattgtttatgacaattatgccgaccaacttgacatagattttatttatctaggaggttgttgaaccggaaattccaaccgaccctattgtcgagaggttaaatttagttgaagaagaaaaaaaattgttgaaggaaaaaattagaaaaattgaggaggagaagatgatattggagttgcatgttgcggatgtcgtcgatgatcacaagatcaagatggatgcaatgcgcttgaagattagaaagattagaaaatatgccattcataccgaggcttggtatcattatgccgttggatcagttgttacattggttgcgattatgatcgcatttgttttcgcattgaaatgttttacatagtttcagtgtatggtttaattaatttagatgctctgtggagctttatgttgttagatgagaactatgtatgtactttggttttaatgtgatgatgaacttctattaatttggtcacttaattatctattcatgatgttctgtaatgatttttgacacacttaattatatataatgcacgcagatgaaccggcaatggatgtacggttcaagacacacctccgagtacattaagggcgtgcatgattttctcgaagtggctgaggcaaacaagcagaatggttttatgtgttgtccatgccctatatgtgggaatacgaagtcttactctgaccggaaaatcctccatacccacctactttacaagggtttcatgccacactataatgtttggaagaggcacggagaaataggggttatgatggaagacggcgaagaagaagagtacgatgaaaactatgtgccccctgaatacggtgatgctactgaacatcaagaggaaacagacgatgtgcacgatgatgctgcaacgggcgaagctgctgaagatcaagaggaaccagacgatgtgcccgatgatgatgatctccgccgggtcattgtcgatgcaaggacgcaatgcgaaagtcaaaaggagaagctgaagttcgatcgcatgttagaggaccacaaaaaagggttgtaccccaattgcgaagatg comes from Triticum aestivum cultivar Chinese Spring chromosome 5B, IWGSC CS RefSeq v2.1, whole genome shotgun sequence and encodes:
- the LOC123113495 gene encoding uncharacterized protein, which codes for MDGLQRRPAAAAAASARGEGQPPGAQRVIHCDVEPAPRAWPGMQMLALAAVLVLGGLQFLPATHFRHPADRSRTWVPFDSSRHPQDLSHEVETVDVYSSISCLDLRTLAVLTNSTLSSSSDPHHVSFNFLIPEGGNDQVPYYKIKSVLPDSNITVTSQKKIKDKLNLATPEGNFFVSFPNELSPIVIARALSRTRYVYISADSIIKGKIEDLVRIDLGSYAVGASEDCSMRLGDYISMDVLNAVQRTAPRGVVHHTETFDKDACFLDFDVLVVEPRNIKRNLIDSIAFWTMAVKLANPRDSVMLAMTLAFYNDYLKLPTNWKRADANTDILYYDGPKNVCTEDGLQHQEKGSGEIWQQYLGPKSDSVLST